One segment of uncultured Tolumonas sp. DNA contains the following:
- a CDS encoding WecB/TagA/CpsF family glycosyltransferase — translation MSNRITLFGVQIDVLDRQQSVARLAAWLAAPERQCRYVVTPNVDHIVKLESQPAFRAAYQQAAMVVADGWPVVSAARWLGKPLPETVPGSDLVPNLFAYMAGKASAPLTVYLLGAGPGVAERAAVRIEQTYGQVRVVGCYSPAFGFEKDAAECDAICQRIAVSGADLLVLGLGAPKQELWVHQYASRLPVKVALCVGATIDFLAGEKPRAPNWVRKARLEWCHRMLSEPRRLAKRYAHDALVFPWLFCKELLLKNR, via the coding sequence ATGAGCAACCGTATCACACTGTTTGGTGTGCAAATCGATGTGCTGGATCGCCAGCAGTCTGTGGCGCGTCTTGCCGCCTGGCTGGCCGCGCCCGAGCGCCAGTGCCGCTATGTGGTGACGCCGAATGTCGATCATATCGTCAAACTGGAGAGTCAGCCGGCATTTCGTGCGGCCTATCAGCAAGCGGCCATGGTGGTCGCCGATGGTTGGCCTGTGGTCTCTGCCGCGCGCTGGTTGGGCAAACCGCTTCCGGAAACTGTGCCAGGCAGCGATCTGGTGCCAAATTTGTTCGCTTACATGGCTGGCAAGGCGAGCGCTCCCCTGACGGTTTACCTGTTGGGCGCCGGGCCAGGGGTCGCCGAACGGGCGGCCGTGCGCATTGAGCAAACCTATGGACAGGTACGGGTCGTCGGCTGTTACAGTCCGGCTTTTGGATTCGAAAAAGATGCCGCTGAATGCGATGCCATCTGTCAGCGTATCGCCGTGTCTGGCGCTGATCTGCTGGTGCTTGGCCTGGGTGCTCCTAAACAGGAGTTGTGGGTGCATCAATATGCCTCACGGCTGCCAGTCAAGGTGGCTCTCTGTGTTGGTGCTACTATCGATTTTCTGGCTGGTGAAAAACCTAGGGCGCCAAATTGGGTGCGTAAGGCTCGGCTGGAGTGGTGCCACCGCATGCTGTCCGAACCTCGGCGCCTGGCCAAGCGCTATGCCCACGATGCACTGGTCTTTCCGTGGTTGTTTTGTAAAGAGCTGTTGTTGAAAAACAGATAG